In one Streptomyces marincola genomic region, the following are encoded:
- a CDS encoding ABC transporter permease, protein MSETTHDSAPPRDVPLAELAARHGLSVSGARPSLPGYVRQLWGRRQFIVAFSQAKLSAQYSQAKLGQIWQVLTPLLNALVYYLIFGLLLDGRGDMENDEYVPFLVTGVFVFTFTQNSVMSGVKSISGNLGLVRALHFPRASLPISLSLQQLQQLLFSMVILFAIVVAFGHFPEFNWLLVIPALLLQLVFNTGLALFFARLGSATPDLAQLMPFVLRTWMYASGVMFPLAYMVEKRAEWPLWVADVLAANPAAVYMDLVRYALIDGTYRDSIEPVTWLFGLGWALVVGIGGFVYFWKAEERYGRG, encoded by the coding sequence GCCTGTCCGTCAGTGGTGCCCGGCCCTCCCTGCCGGGGTACGTGCGGCAGCTGTGGGGGCGGCGGCAGTTCATAGTCGCCTTCTCCCAGGCGAAGCTGTCCGCCCAGTACAGCCAGGCCAAGCTCGGCCAGATCTGGCAGGTGCTCACCCCGCTGCTCAACGCGCTGGTGTACTACCTGATCTTCGGGCTGCTGCTCGACGGGCGCGGCGACATGGAGAACGACGAGTACGTCCCGTTCCTGGTGACCGGGGTCTTCGTCTTCACCTTCACGCAGAACTCCGTGATGTCGGGAGTGAAGTCCATCTCGGGCAACCTGGGCCTGGTGCGGGCCCTGCACTTCCCGCGCGCCTCGCTGCCGATCTCGCTGTCCCTCCAGCAGCTCCAGCAGCTGCTGTTCTCGATGGTGATCCTGTTCGCCATCGTGGTCGCGTTCGGGCACTTCCCCGAGTTCAACTGGCTGCTGGTCATCCCCGCGCTGCTGCTGCAACTGGTCTTCAACACCGGTCTCGCCCTGTTCTTCGCCCGGCTGGGCAGCGCGACCCCCGACCTGGCCCAGCTGATGCCGTTCGTGCTGCGCACCTGGATGTACGCCTCCGGAGTGATGTTCCCCCTGGCCTACATGGTGGAGAAGCGCGCCGAGTGGCCGCTCTGGGTCGCGGACGTCCTCGCGGCCAACCCGGCGGCCGTGTACATGGACCTGGTGCGCTACGCGCTCATCGACGGGACCTACCGGGACAGCATCGAGCCGGTCACCTGGCTCTTCGGGCTCGGCTGGGCGCTCGTCGTCGGCATCGGCGGCTTCGTGTACTTCTGGAAGGCGGAGGAGCGGTACGGTCGTGGCTGA